In Plectropomus leopardus isolate mb chromosome 20, YSFRI_Pleo_2.0, whole genome shotgun sequence, one DNA window encodes the following:
- the pip5k1ba gene encoding phosphatidylinositol-4-phosphate 5-kinase, type I, beta a isoform X2, whose amino-acid sequence MSTSSADSVGRGTITSRASKDHKKPTAAALKGAIQLGIGYAVGNLSSKPDRDVLMQDFSVVESVFLPSEGSNLTPAHHYPDFRLKTYAPLAFRYFRELFGIKPDDYLYSICNEPLIELSNPGASSSWFYLTSDDEFIIKTVQPKEAEFLQKLLPGYYMNLNQNPRTLLPKFYGLYCIQCSGATIRVVVMNNVLPRAMKMHYKYDLKGSSYKRRASRKERLKSSPTFKDLDFQEMHEGLHFDPDTYSALMKTLQRDCRVLESFKIMDYSLLLGIHVLDRKPLSRGNRCDSRKGQKVLYSTALESIQGNAKAPEPVADDDETLGGIPAKHKDENLLIFLGIIDILQSYRFIKKVEHSWKALVHDGDTVSVHRPSFYADRFLKFMGSTVFKKLHPLRGASSKRKRSSLYAVKSASQEVLSPQKEEKKEEKKAQSMDNLDGNFYSSSKQPDLLPRVSFECTENDDEDLDNSEERRASSSTIALDDPLPSVSRSTSDSELDVYL is encoded by the exons atgtcaaCCAGCAGCGCAGACAGCGTAGGAAGAGGAACCATAACCTCTAGAGCTTCAAAGGATCATAAAAAG CCCACCGCGGCTGCCCTGAAAGGAGCCATCCAGCTGGGAATCGGTTACGCTGTGGGAAACCTCAGCTCTAAACCTGACAGAGATGTTCTCATGCAGGACTTCTCTGTGGTGGAGAGCGTTTTCCTGCCCAG TGAGGGCAGCAACCTGACTCCAGCACATCACTACCCAGATTTTCGTCTAAAAACGTACGCACCGCTGGCGTTCCGCTACTTCAGAGAGCTGTTTGGCATCAAACCAGACGACTATCTG TACTCCATCTGCAATGAGCCTCTGATCGAGCTGTCCAACCCCGGCGCCAGCAGTTCCTGGTTCTACCTCACCAGCGATGACGAGTTCATCATTAAGACAGTGCAGCCTAAAGAGGCTGAGTTCCTGCAGAAGCTGCTTCCTGGTTACTACATG AATCTGAATCAGAATCCGAGGACGTTGCTGCCCAAGTTCTACGGACTGTATTGCATCCAGTGCAGCGGCGCTACCATCCGCGTGGTGGTGATGAACAATGTGCTGCCGCGTGCCATGAAGATGCACTACAAGTACGACCTGAAGGGCTCCTCGTACAAACGCCGCGCCTCACGCAAAGAGCGTCTCAAGTCCTCGCCCACGTTCAAAGACCTGGACTTCCAGGAGATGCACGAGGGCCTGCACTTCGACCCCGACACCTACAGTGCCCTGATGAAGACCCTGCAGAGGGACTGTCGG GTCCTGGAGAGCTTTAAGATCATGGACTACAGTCTCCTGTTGGGAATTCATGTTTTGGACCGGAAGCCGCTGAGCAGAGGAAACCGATGTGACAGCAGGAAAGGACAGAAAGTCCTTTACTCCACCGCCCTCGAGTCCATCCAGGGGAATGCGAAGGCACCTGAACCGGTGGCTGATGACGACGAAAC attgGGTGGAATTCCTGCCAAACATAAAGATGAGAACCTTCTCATCTTTTTAGGAATCATTGACATCCTTCAGTCCTACAG attcatCAAAAAGGTGGAGCACTCCTGGAAAGCTCTTGTACATGACGGG GACACGGTGTCAGTTCACAGGCCCAGCTTTTACGCAGACAGATTTCTGAAATTCATGGGCTCGACTGTGTTTAAAAAGCTTCACC CTTTAAGAGGAGCATCatcaaagaggaagaggagctcCCTCTACGCAGTGAAGTCAGCGTCTCAGGAGGTGCTGTCCCcacagaaggaggagaagaaggaggagaagaaggctCAAAGCATGGACAACCTGGACGGAAACT TTTACAGTTCCTCCAAACAACCGGATCTCCTTCCGAGAGTTTCCTTCGAGTGTACCGAAAATGACGACGAGGATCTTGATAACAG tgaaGAGCGACGAGCCTCCAGTTCAACGATCGCTCTGGACGACCCTCTGCCGTCTGTCAGCAGGAGCACATCAGACTCTGAGCTGGACGTCTACTTG tgA
- the pip5k1ba gene encoding phosphatidylinositol-4-phosphate 5-kinase, type I, beta a isoform X1: protein MSTSSADSVGRGTITSRASKDHKKPTAAALKGAIQLGIGYAVGNLSSKPDRDVLMQDFSVVESVFLPSEGSNLTPAHHYPDFRLKTYAPLAFRYFRELFGIKPDDYLYSICNEPLIELSNPGASSSWFYLTSDDEFIIKTVQPKEAEFLQKLLPGYYMNLNQNPRTLLPKFYGLYCIQCSGATIRVVVMNNVLPRAMKMHYKYDLKGSSYKRRASRKERLKSSPTFKDLDFQEMHEGLHFDPDTYSALMKTLQRDCRVLESFKIMDYSLLLGIHVLDRKPLSRGNRCDSRKGQKVLYSTALESIQGNAKAPEPVADDDETLGGIPAKHKDENLLIFLGIIDILQSYRFIKKVEHSWKALVHDGDTVSVHRPSFYADRFLKFMGSTVFKKLHPLRGASSKRKRSSLYAVKSASQEVLSPQKEEKKEEKKAQSMDNLDGNFYSSSKQPDLLPRVSFECTENDDEDLDNSEERRASSSTIALDDPLPSVSRSTSDSELDVYLRHAVSPRRPSWS from the exons atgtcaaCCAGCAGCGCAGACAGCGTAGGAAGAGGAACCATAACCTCTAGAGCTTCAAAGGATCATAAAAAG CCCACCGCGGCTGCCCTGAAAGGAGCCATCCAGCTGGGAATCGGTTACGCTGTGGGAAACCTCAGCTCTAAACCTGACAGAGATGTTCTCATGCAGGACTTCTCTGTGGTGGAGAGCGTTTTCCTGCCCAG TGAGGGCAGCAACCTGACTCCAGCACATCACTACCCAGATTTTCGTCTAAAAACGTACGCACCGCTGGCGTTCCGCTACTTCAGAGAGCTGTTTGGCATCAAACCAGACGACTATCTG TACTCCATCTGCAATGAGCCTCTGATCGAGCTGTCCAACCCCGGCGCCAGCAGTTCCTGGTTCTACCTCACCAGCGATGACGAGTTCATCATTAAGACAGTGCAGCCTAAAGAGGCTGAGTTCCTGCAGAAGCTGCTTCCTGGTTACTACATG AATCTGAATCAGAATCCGAGGACGTTGCTGCCCAAGTTCTACGGACTGTATTGCATCCAGTGCAGCGGCGCTACCATCCGCGTGGTGGTGATGAACAATGTGCTGCCGCGTGCCATGAAGATGCACTACAAGTACGACCTGAAGGGCTCCTCGTACAAACGCCGCGCCTCACGCAAAGAGCGTCTCAAGTCCTCGCCCACGTTCAAAGACCTGGACTTCCAGGAGATGCACGAGGGCCTGCACTTCGACCCCGACACCTACAGTGCCCTGATGAAGACCCTGCAGAGGGACTGTCGG GTCCTGGAGAGCTTTAAGATCATGGACTACAGTCTCCTGTTGGGAATTCATGTTTTGGACCGGAAGCCGCTGAGCAGAGGAAACCGATGTGACAGCAGGAAAGGACAGAAAGTCCTTTACTCCACCGCCCTCGAGTCCATCCAGGGGAATGCGAAGGCACCTGAACCGGTGGCTGATGACGACGAAAC attgGGTGGAATTCCTGCCAAACATAAAGATGAGAACCTTCTCATCTTTTTAGGAATCATTGACATCCTTCAGTCCTACAG attcatCAAAAAGGTGGAGCACTCCTGGAAAGCTCTTGTACATGACGGG GACACGGTGTCAGTTCACAGGCCCAGCTTTTACGCAGACAGATTTCTGAAATTCATGGGCTCGACTGTGTTTAAAAAGCTTCACC CTTTAAGAGGAGCATCatcaaagaggaagaggagctcCCTCTACGCAGTGAAGTCAGCGTCTCAGGAGGTGCTGTCCCcacagaaggaggagaagaaggaggagaagaaggctCAAAGCATGGACAACCTGGACGGAAACT TTTACAGTTCCTCCAAACAACCGGATCTCCTTCCGAGAGTTTCCTTCGAGTGTACCGAAAATGACGACGAGGATCTTGATAACAG tgaaGAGCGACGAGCCTCCAGTTCAACGATCGCTCTGGACGACCCTCTGCCGTCTGTCAGCAGGAGCACATCAGACTCTGAGCTGGACGTCTACTTG CGTCACGCAGTCTCACCCAGGCGACCCAGCTGGAGTTGA